One uncultured Carboxylicivirga sp. genomic window, TCAGAAGCAATTAAAGCAAGAGTTGCTTTATCCGACTCAATCTCGGCTAATTCCTGATCTTTTGCTACAATATCACCATCAGAAACCAGCCAGCTGGCAAGCTCAACTTCCGAAATGGATTCTCCTGGTGTAGGCACTTTTATTTCAACTATCATATTTCAAAGTTTGTATCATTACAGACCTTAGTCTGACAGGGTTATTCAGATAATTTAGATAGAGAACCTTGGTGGTTCTTCAAAATATTTATGTTGTTTCAGAATTTCTTTTCTTGATAATCCTTCTACACATTGCAATCCACAGTATTTCTGTTTACGTTCACAATGACAGTTTTTGAATACCTTATTGATAATTTCATTCTGACCAATAACATGCAGGCCATTCAATCCTGTAGCAGGGCTACCACTGGATAAACGTGCAACAGGCACCAATTCAACATCTTTCATCTTGTGCTGGATGTAATACCAGGCTCCCATATTCTCAGGCTCTTCCTGAACCCACAAATGCAATAATGCATTGCTGTATTTTTTGTTGATTGCCTCAACTTGTTTCTTAGGATATGGATGAAGCTGTTCCATTCTGATCAAAGCAATGTCAGTAGCGTCCAGTTCTTCTTTGCGCGCAAGTAAATCGTAATAAATTTTACCAGAGCAATAAACAACTCTTTTTACCTGGTCAACATCAACGTTATTGTCATCAATAACTTCTTTGAAACCTTCTTTTGTAAAATCCTCAACAGAAGAAATACATTTAGGATGACGTAACAGGCTTTTGGGAGTGAATATCACTAAAGGTACCCTGAAATTTCGCTTGATTTGACGACGCAAAACATGGAAAAAGTTAGCTGGAGTGGTACAGTTAACAATTTGCATATTGTTACGGGCTGCTAACGACAAGAATCTTTCAATACGGGCACTTGAATGCTCTGGTCCCTGACCTTCAAAACCATGAGGCAGATAAAGTACTAATCCATTCATCAACCCCCATTTTTCTTCGGCTGAAGATATGTATTGGTCGATGATAACCTGGGCAACATTATAAAAATCGCCGAACTGAGCTTCCCAAACAGTTAAACCACCTGGCTTAGCCAATGCATATCCATATTCAAAGCCCATCACACCATACTCCGAGAGAAGCGAATTGTAAATTTCAAATGGTGCCTGATCTTTAGAAATAAATTGCAATGGACGATAACGTTCTTCGCTGTCTTCTACAGTCATAACAGCATGGCGGTGAGCAAAAGTGCCTCGTTCTGCATCCTGACCACTTATTCGAACAGGATGCCCTTCAGTCAGTAATGAAGCATAGGCAAGTTGTTCACCCAAAGCCCAATCAAGTTTATCATTCACAACCATTGATTTTCGGTCCTGAACAATCTTTTCAAGCTTTTTGAAAAACTTCTTATTATCAGGAAGATGATTAATCCGCTCCAGTAAAAAGAGGGCTTTCTCTTTATCAATGCCTGTCTCAGGAGAGGCAACAAAATCTTCGTCGGTAGAATAATTGTATTCTTTCCAATCATCATGTAAGAAGCGCTGAATAATAACCTTATCAATCTCTTTAGATTCAGCTAACGCGTCTTCCAGTTTTTGATTAAATAAATCGGCTTCTTTAAGAGCATCTTCCTTCGAAACTACTTTTTCCTGTTGAAGTTTCAAATTGTAAATATCCCTAGGATTAGGATGCTTGGTAATGGCTTTGTAAAGAGTTGGCTGTGTAAAACGTGGTTCATCACCTTCGTTATGCCCATATTTTCGATATGAGAGAATATCGATAAATACATCAGAATTAAAACTCTGACGAAATTCAATGGCCAGCTCAACAGCATATACCAATGCTTCCACATCGTCACCATTCACATGAAAAACCGGAGATCGGGTTACTTTACCAACATCTGTACAATAGGTTGATGATCTGGCATCCAGATAATTAGTGGTAAAACCAACCTGGTTGTTAATAACAAGATGAATGGTTCCTCCTGTTTTATATCCCGGTAACTGAGCCATTTGTACCACCTCGTAGGCAACACCCTGAGCAGCAATTGCTGCATCTCCATGAATAACTACCGGTATTACCTTATCGTAATTCTGATTGTATTGATGATCGATTTTTGATCGTGAAATTCCTTCAATAATTGGAGCAACTGTTTCGAGATGAGAAGGGTTGGGAGCCAGGTTAACTTTGACTTTTTTACCTGTTTCAGTTTCTATTTCATTGTTATATCCCAAATGATACTTTACATCACCCAGAGAAATGCCTTCTTCGTATTCATCTCCATTAAATTCTTTGAATACATTTTTATAAGGCTTTTGCAGTATATTGGTTAACACATTTAATCTTCCGCGGTGAGCCATTCCAATCATCACTTCTTCTACACCCAGTTCGGCACCTTTATTTATGATGGCACTTAAACCAGGTATAAGAACCTCTGATCCTTCCAGTGAAAATCGCTTTTGCCCTACAAATTTTCTATGAATAAAATTCTCGAATCCAGCCGCCATATTCAGTTGGTGAAAAATCTTTCTTTTCTTATCAGCACTAAACTGAGGCGTATTACGAACCATTTCCATCTTACCCTTTAGCCAGCTGACTACTTCGGGATGTCGAATGTAAAGATATTCCACAGCCACCGACTGACAA contains:
- a CDS encoding 2-oxoglutarate dehydrogenase E1 component, which codes for MDKFSFVGNSNIEAIDQLYQQYKNDPESVDESYQRFFQGFDFALKNYQQPNGSGLVDKEFHVMELIHAYRQRGHLFTKTNPVRSRRKYYPTLDIENFKLTEKDLDTEFQAGNEIGIGKAPLRKIIEHLQQTYCQSVAVEYLYIRHPEVVSWLKGKMEMVRNTPQFSADKKRKIFHQLNMAAGFENFIHRKFVGQKRFSLEGSEVLIPGLSAIINKGAELGVEEVMIGMAHRGRLNVLTNILQKPYKNVFKEFNGDEYEEGISLGDVKYHLGYNNEIETETGKKVKVNLAPNPSHLETVAPIIEGISRSKIDHQYNQNYDKVIPVVIHGDAAIAAQGVAYEVVQMAQLPGYKTGGTIHLVINNQVGFTTNYLDARSSTYCTDVGKVTRSPVFHVNGDDVEALVYAVELAIEFRQSFNSDVFIDILSYRKYGHNEGDEPRFTQPTLYKAITKHPNPRDIYNLKLQQEKVVSKEDALKEADLFNQKLEDALAESKEIDKVIIQRFLHDDWKEYNYSTDEDFVASPETGIDKEKALFLLERINHLPDNKKFFKKLEKIVQDRKSMVVNDKLDWALGEQLAYASLLTEGHPVRISGQDAERGTFAHRHAVMTVEDSEERYRPLQFISKDQAPFEIYNSLLSEYGVMGFEYGYALAKPGGLTVWEAQFGDFYNVAQVIIDQYISSAEEKWGLMNGLVLYLPHGFEGQGPEHSSARIERFLSLAARNNMQIVNCTTPANFFHVLRRQIKRNFRVPLVIFTPKSLLRHPKCISSVEDFTKEGFKEVIDDNNVDVDQVKRVVYCSGKIYYDLLARKEELDATDIALIRMEQLHPYPKKQVEAINKKYSNALLHLWVQEEPENMGAWYYIQHKMKDVELVPVARLSSGSPATGLNGLHVIGQNEIINKVFKNCHCERKQKYCGLQCVEGLSRKEILKQHKYFEEPPRFSI